One genomic segment of Amycolatopsis sp. WQ 127309 includes these proteins:
- a CDS encoding glycosyltransferase 87 family protein: protein MTRTVSTDVDGEVAARSAHRLALRRSLARLSVRPRSILILSVIPLVAIGYGIWGWQHDWVLGVDSAVYRAGALTLLHGDSLYDSNTLANEPWWALLPFTYPPTAALIFVPLAAFPTQISWGLITAISLGAMALSIRIAIGALPRPAADGPRWWASPARSTIVFFLVFLGLEPVWRTIFLGQINLILMAMILLDMLVIGARGSRWGGVLVGVAAAIKLTPLVFLGHLFITGRRKDALRGLATFVLLQGLMFLINAHDAAKYWTITLPDTGRIGPVHWAGNQSLNALMNRATDLAPWASKAAMGIGFLLAIPALWLLIRFHRKGQALAALLVTAFWTLLISPISWTHHWVWVVPLIVLLVSRLPKTTPATAWKRWVGTFLAAFVFVSCVLLILPNGRNVELHWTVWQNVLGDAYILMPVVLALALALRWGLQRRARKKKAAAGEHVDVPTGV from the coding sequence GTGACCAGGACCGTATCCACCGACGTCGACGGCGAAGTCGCGGCCAGATCCGCGCACCGATTGGCCCTGCGGAGGTCACTCGCCCGGCTGTCCGTGCGCCCGCGGTCGATCTTGATCCTGTCGGTGATCCCGCTGGTCGCGATCGGGTACGGCATCTGGGGCTGGCAGCACGACTGGGTGCTCGGCGTGGACAGCGCGGTCTACCGCGCGGGCGCGCTGACCCTGTTGCACGGCGACTCCCTCTACGACTCGAACACCCTCGCCAACGAGCCGTGGTGGGCGCTGCTGCCGTTCACCTACCCGCCGACGGCGGCGTTGATCTTCGTCCCGCTCGCGGCGTTCCCGACGCAGATCTCCTGGGGCCTGATCACCGCGATCTCGCTGGGCGCGATGGCCCTCTCGATCCGGATCGCGATCGGCGCCCTGCCCCGCCCGGCCGCCGACGGCCCGCGCTGGTGGGCCTCGCCCGCCCGCTCGACCATCGTGTTCTTCCTGGTCTTCCTCGGCCTCGAGCCGGTGTGGCGGACGATCTTCCTCGGCCAGATCAACCTGATCCTGATGGCCATGATCCTGCTGGACATGCTGGTCATCGGCGCGCGCGGCAGTCGCTGGGGCGGCGTCCTGGTCGGCGTCGCGGCGGCGATCAAGCTCACGCCGCTGGTGTTCCTCGGCCATCTGTTCATCACCGGCCGCCGCAAGGACGCGCTGCGCGGCCTGGCGACGTTCGTGCTGCTCCAGGGCCTGATGTTCCTGATCAACGCGCACGACGCGGCCAAGTACTGGACCATCACGCTGCCCGACACCGGCCGGATCGGGCCGGTGCACTGGGCCGGCAACCAGTCGCTGAACGCGCTGATGAACCGGGCCACCGACCTCGCGCCGTGGGCGTCCAAGGCGGCCATGGGCATCGGCTTCCTGCTCGCCATCCCGGCCCTGTGGCTGCTCATCCGGTTCCACCGCAAGGGCCAGGCGCTGGCCGCGCTGCTCGTCACGGCGTTCTGGACCCTGCTGATCTCGCCGATCTCGTGGACCCACCACTGGGTGTGGGTGGTCCCGCTGATCGTGCTGCTGGTGTCGCGGCTGCCGAAGACGACCCCGGCGACGGCGTGGAAGCGCTGGGTGGGGACGTTCCTCGCGGCGTTCGTGTTCGTCAGCTGCGTGCTGCTGATCCTGCCCAACGGGCGCAACGTCGAGCTGCACTGGACGGTCTGGCAGAACGTGCTGGGCGACGCGTACATCCTGATGCCGGTGGTGCTCGCGCTGGCGCTGGCGCTGCGCTGGGGCCTGCAGCGGCGGGCCCGGAAGAAGAAGGCGGCGGCCGGCGAGCATGTCGACGTCCCCACCGGCGTCTGA
- a CDS encoding response regulator transcription factor: MAGGLRVLVVDDHPLFRFGVCTLLAAEPGIEVAGEAASGANAISAAAALRPDVVVMDLHLPDLSGIQATRHIVAECPDASVLMLTMADESESVFAAMRAGARGYLLKDAEPDEIVRAVRAVARGEAIFGPDVANRVLGFFSRPPPVSDPVFPELTGREREVLSLIAAGHNNGVIANMLCLSPKTVRNHISNVFAKLHVADRAEAIVRAREAGLGLP; the protein is encoded by the coding sequence GTGGCCGGCGGCTTGCGCGTCCTCGTCGTGGACGACCACCCGCTGTTCCGCTTCGGCGTGTGCACGCTGCTGGCCGCCGAGCCCGGCATCGAGGTCGCGGGCGAGGCGGCGAGCGGCGCGAACGCGATCAGCGCGGCCGCGGCGCTGCGCCCGGACGTCGTGGTGATGGACCTGCACCTGCCGGACCTGTCCGGGATCCAGGCGACCCGGCACATCGTGGCCGAGTGCCCGGACGCCAGCGTGCTGATGCTGACGATGGCCGACGAAAGCGAGTCGGTCTTCGCGGCGATGCGCGCCGGCGCCCGCGGTTACCTGCTCAAGGACGCCGAGCCGGACGAGATCGTGCGGGCCGTGCGCGCGGTGGCGCGCGGCGAGGCGATCTTCGGGCCCGACGTCGCCAACCGCGTCCTCGGTTTCTTCAGCCGGCCGCCGCCGGTCAGCGACCCGGTGTTCCCGGAGCTGACCGGGCGCGAGCGCGAAGTGCTTTCGCTGATCGCGGCCGGGCACAACAACGGCGTCATCGCGAACATGCTGTGCCTGAGCCCGAAAACGGTGCGCAACCACATCTCGAACGTCTTCGCCAAGCTGCACGTCGCGGACCGGGCCGAGGCGATCGTCCGGGCCCGCGAAGCCGGCCTCGGGCTCCCCTGA
- a CDS encoding GtrA family protein: MRELLKKHRELLRFAVVGGISFVITMSVNYGLKFTVLRTHPVTALMIGVLVATIFSYVANREWSFRTRGGRERHHEAALFFLISGIALGLNALPQWFSRYVLHLQAPQLSPLGVEVADFVSGIIIGTLLGTVFRWWAFKKWVFPDEDARTVATAAEAADDPDIHGSKAA; this comes from the coding sequence GTGCGCGAGCTGCTGAAAAAGCATCGCGAGCTCCTCCGCTTCGCCGTTGTCGGCGGGATCAGCTTCGTGATCACGATGTCCGTCAACTACGGCTTGAAGTTCACCGTGCTGCGGACCCACCCGGTCACGGCGCTGATGATCGGCGTCCTGGTCGCGACGATCTTTTCCTACGTCGCCAACCGCGAGTGGTCGTTCCGCACCCGCGGCGGCCGCGAGCGCCACCACGAGGCCGCACTGTTCTTCCTGATCAGCGGGATCGCGCTGGGCCTGAACGCGCTGCCGCAGTGGTTCTCGCGGTACGTCCTGCACCTGCAGGCGCCGCAGCTGTCGCCGCTCGGCGTCGAGGTGGCCGACTTCGTCAGCGGCATCATCATCGGCACCCTGCTCGGCACGGTGTTCCGCTGGTGGGCGTTCAAGAAGTGGGTCTTCCCGGACGAGGACGCCCGCACCGTCGCCACGGCCGCCGAAGCCGCGGATGATCCGGACATTCACGGCAGCAAGGCCGCCTGA
- a CDS encoding sigma-70 family RNA polymerase sigma factor, translating to MSTIPADLSGKSDAELIAEVRAGKIASYGGLYERHTGAAHNLARQLARSSSEADDLVSEAFAKVLDTLRGGKGPDTAFRAYLLTALRHTAYDRTRKERRVDLNEDMSEVGGAAAEALTVPFSDTAVAGLERTMAAKAFARLPERWQAVLWHTEIEQQSPAEVAPLLGLTANGVSALAYRAREGLRQAYLQVHLQENAEERCRACAERLGAWTRDGLSKRERAQVECHLDECDNCRALAAELADVNGGLRAIIAPIVLGGAALGYLATIGAAKASAATAAAAGAAAAGAAAGGKAGAAAGAAAAGPRQFAGVAASGTAVVAAVVIALTAGGGAQDIPAAAQVPPPIVQPVVPPAPPKPAPPAPPAPRPRQLPPAAPPVEPPPAPVVPPPAPTPAPEPAPTPAPPAPAPPKVSATTPPDGVELQPGAGPVSLPITVRNDGGSVSEPVVAALKLPPGVHAVESGGGGAPLAFAQDAAAPISVNCPGGEGTVTCKTGAGLQPGQSATLNFRLEADEDAAGGTVTGSVTAGVQINVAVSVKVTVKQPPDAVVLEAQGDGLSAFPWTRNPLVYVRVRNTGETTRPVTVTFDHALWQWWSLRGFPCTPTADGASCTTTGSVAPGQHVNLWVRLKGRPDDGQVTIGAQLGKASAGPVTVDFGCWHHWCGKDPRPPTTPTTTVPATSGTTTPSKPKPSHTPSSTPPATSEPEPTKTPPPSSTTSSAPPVPGKPGDKQPTVTPERAFGWLTG from the coding sequence GTGTCCACCATTCCCGCCGATCTCAGCGGAAAGAGTGACGCCGAGCTGATCGCGGAGGTCCGCGCCGGGAAGATCGCGTCGTACGGCGGTCTGTACGAACGCCACACCGGCGCGGCGCACAACCTCGCTCGTCAGCTGGCCCGCTCGAGCTCCGAGGCCGACGACCTGGTGTCCGAGGCCTTCGCGAAAGTGCTGGACACGCTCCGTGGTGGCAAGGGACCGGATACCGCCTTCCGGGCGTACCTGCTGACCGCCCTTCGCCACACTGCGTACGACCGAACGCGCAAGGAGCGCCGGGTCGACCTCAACGAGGACATGAGCGAGGTCGGCGGGGCCGCGGCCGAGGCGCTGACCGTCCCGTTCTCCGACACCGCCGTCGCCGGGCTCGAGCGGACGATGGCCGCGAAGGCGTTCGCGCGGCTGCCCGAACGCTGGCAGGCCGTGCTCTGGCACACCGAGATCGAGCAGCAGAGCCCGGCCGAGGTCGCGCCGCTGCTGGGACTGACCGCGAACGGCGTCTCCGCGCTCGCCTACCGCGCCCGTGAGGGCCTGCGGCAGGCGTACCTCCAGGTCCACCTGCAGGAGAACGCCGAGGAACGCTGCCGCGCCTGCGCCGAGCGGCTCGGCGCGTGGACGCGCGACGGGCTGTCCAAGCGGGAACGCGCCCAGGTGGAGTGCCACCTCGACGAGTGCGACAACTGCCGGGCGCTGGCCGCGGAGCTGGCCGACGTCAACGGCGGCCTGCGCGCGATCATCGCCCCGATCGTCCTGGGCGGTGCCGCGCTGGGTTACCTCGCGACCATCGGCGCGGCCAAGGCGAGCGCGGCCACCGCGGCCGCCGCCGGTGCGGCCGCCGCCGGTGCGGCCGCCGGTGGCAAAGCCGGCGCGGCCGCCGGCGCCGCCGCCGCGGGCCCCCGCCAGTTCGCCGGGGTCGCCGCGTCCGGGACGGCGGTCGTCGCGGCCGTCGTCATCGCGCTGACGGCCGGGGGCGGGGCGCAGGACATCCCCGCCGCGGCCCAGGTGCCGCCGCCGATCGTCCAGCCCGTCGTGCCGCCCGCACCGCCGAAACCGGCCCCGCCCGCGCCACCCGCTCCCCGGCCCCGCCAGCTGCCGCCCGCCGCGCCGCCGGTGGAGCCCCCGCCCGCACCCGTCGTGCCGCCGCCGGCGCCCACCCCCGCTCCGGAACCGGCGCCCACACCGGCGCCGCCCGCGCCGGCCCCGCCGAAGGTGTCCGCGACGACCCCGCCGGACGGCGTCGAGCTGCAGCCCGGCGCCGGGCCCGTCAGCCTGCCGATCACCGTGCGCAACGACGGCGGCAGCGTGTCCGAGCCGGTGGTCGCCGCCCTGAAGCTGCCACCGGGCGTGCACGCGGTCGAGTCGGGCGGTGGCGGCGCGCCGTTGGCGTTCGCGCAGGACGCGGCGGCCCCGATCTCGGTCAACTGCCCGGGTGGTGAGGGCACGGTGACGTGCAAGACGGGCGCCGGCCTGCAACCCGGCCAGAGCGCCACGCTCAACTTCCGGCTCGAAGCCGACGAGGACGCCGCGGGCGGCACGGTGACCGGCTCGGTCACCGCCGGCGTGCAGATCAACGTCGCCGTCAGCGTCAAGGTCACCGTGAAGCAGCCGCCGGACGCCGTGGTCCTGGAAGCCCAGGGCGACGGGCTTTCGGCGTTCCCGTGGACCCGCAACCCGCTGGTCTACGTGCGCGTCCGCAACACCGGCGAGACGACCCGGCCGGTCACAGTCACCTTCGACCACGCGCTCTGGCAGTGGTGGAGCCTGCGCGGTTTCCCGTGCACGCCGACCGCCGACGGCGCGAGCTGCACGACGACCGGCTCGGTGGCGCCCGGCCAGCACGTCAACCTGTGGGTGCGGCTCAAGGGCCGGCCCGACGACGGGCAGGTCACGATCGGCGCGCAGCTCGGCAAGGCGTCGGCCGGACCGGTGACCGTCGACTTCGGCTGCTGGCACCACTGGTGCGGGAAGGACCCGCGGCCGCCGACGACGCCGACGACCACTGTGCCTGCTACGTCGGGCACGACGACGCCGTCGAAGCCCAAGCCGTCGCACACCCCGTCCAGCACACCGCCGGCGACGAGCGAGCCCGAACCGACAAAAACCCCACCGCCGTCGTCGACGACCTCAAGCGCCCCACCGGTTCCCGGCAAACCGGGCGACAAGCAGCCGACGGTCACCCCCGAAAGGGCTTTCGGCTGGTTGACCGGGTAG
- a CDS encoding GtrA family protein has translation MTVVETVLKRTPEPLRSVLIKHRELLKFAIVGGTTFVVDNGVWYFLKLSVLESKPTTAKAIAIIVATIVSYILNREWSFRTRGGRERTHEAALFFVISGVAVVVNLIPLYVSRYVLDLEVPHVTRLVMEVADFASGSIIGMLLAMFFRFWGFKKWVFPDELGERRRDNGDVTRLR, from the coding sequence GTGACCGTTGTGGAGACCGTGCTCAAGCGCACGCCGGAGCCACTGCGTTCGGTGCTGATCAAGCACCGGGAGCTGCTGAAGTTCGCGATCGTGGGCGGCACGACGTTCGTGGTCGACAACGGCGTCTGGTACTTCCTCAAGCTGAGCGTGCTGGAGTCGAAACCGACCACGGCGAAGGCGATCGCGATCATCGTCGCGACGATCGTGTCGTACATCCTCAACCGCGAGTGGTCGTTCCGCACCCGCGGCGGCCGGGAACGCACCCACGAGGCCGCGCTGTTCTTCGTGATCAGCGGCGTCGCCGTCGTGGTGAACCTGATCCCGCTGTACGTCTCGCGGTACGTGCTGGACCTCGAAGTCCCGCACGTCACGCGGCTGGTGATGGAGGTCGCGGACTTCGCGAGCGGGTCGATCATCGGCATGCTGCTGGCGATGTTCTTCCGCTTCTGGGGCTTCAAGAAGTGGGTCTTCCCGGACGAGCTGGGCGAGCGCCGGCGCGACAACGGTGACGTGACCCGCCTGCGCTGA
- a CDS encoding glycosyltransferase 87 family protein: MSTSPPASEARTGRVLAGVLALVVLAFGVLAWLAGWHLGADSAVYRAGALTLVHGDPLYTRDVLTALPDWVRLPFTYTPAAAPLFLPFALVPSGLVWGVIAFLSVVALMVVITVVSSSPGRSPAWWALPAGTAAALALEPVWKTLFLGQINLILMAFVVLDVLVLAARRSRWAGVLIGVAAAIKLTPLIFVPHLFFTGRWKDGLRALGTFVALEAVMFAVIPVDALRFWRDSATDPSRVGSVHWIFNQSLNGLVSRASELAPWSLAVAVGVAAVLAVPAVWLVVRLHRRGESAAALLVTAFYGLLLSPVSWSHHWVWCVPLITLLLVKGRRWAAAAVAVLFASQIVMLVPNGGDTEFGWGLGLSVLGNAYVLAAAAGILGLAARELRLVRRSPQVVTACQAG; this comes from the coding sequence ATGTCGACGTCCCCACCGGCGTCTGAGGCCCGCACCGGCCGCGTCCTCGCCGGGGTCCTCGCACTCGTCGTCCTCGCTTTCGGGGTCCTCGCCTGGCTGGCCGGGTGGCACCTGGGCGCGGACAGCGCCGTGTACCGCGCCGGCGCGCTGACGCTGGTCCACGGCGACCCGCTCTACACCCGCGATGTGCTGACGGCGCTGCCCGACTGGGTGCGGTTGCCGTTCACCTACACCCCGGCCGCCGCGCCGCTCTTCCTGCCGTTCGCGCTCGTGCCGTCCGGCCTGGTCTGGGGCGTGATCGCGTTTTTGTCGGTGGTCGCCCTTATGGTCGTGATCACGGTGGTTTCGTCGTCGCCGGGGCGCTCACCCGCGTGGTGGGCGCTGCCGGCGGGAACGGCCGCCGCTCTGGCGCTGGAACCGGTGTGGAAGACGCTGTTCCTGGGCCAGATCAACTTGATACTGATGGCGTTCGTGGTGCTGGACGTCCTGGTGCTCGCGGCGCGGCGGTCGCGCTGGGCGGGCGTGCTGATCGGCGTGGCGGCGGCGATCAAGCTCACCCCGCTGATCTTCGTGCCGCACCTGTTCTTCACCGGCCGGTGGAAGGACGGGCTGCGCGCGCTGGGCACGTTCGTCGCGCTGGAAGCGGTGATGTTCGCGGTCATCCCGGTCGACGCGCTGCGGTTCTGGCGGGATTCGGCGACCGACCCGAGCCGGGTCGGGTCGGTGCACTGGATCTTCAACCAGTCGCTCAACGGGCTGGTCAGCCGGGCTTCGGAGCTCGCGCCCTGGTCGCTGGCGGTGGCGGTCGGGGTGGCGGCGGTGCTGGCCGTGCCCGCGGTGTGGCTGGTGGTGCGGCTGCACCGGCGCGGTGAGAGCGCGGCGGCCCTGCTGGTGACGGCGTTCTACGGGCTGCTGCTGTCGCCGGTGTCGTGGTCGCACCACTGGGTCTGGTGCGTGCCCTTGATCACGCTGCTGCTGGTGAAGGGCCGCCGCTGGGCCGCGGCGGCCGTCGCGGTGCTGTTCGCCTCGCAGATCGTGATGCTCGTGCCCAACGGCGGTGACACGGAGTTCGGCTGGGGCCTGGGCCTTTCGGTCCTCGGCAACGCCTACGTCCTCGCGGCGGCGGCGGGGATCCTCGGGCTCGCGGCGCGTGAGCTACGGCTGGTCCGGCGGTCACCGCAGGTGGTCACCGCTTGCCAAGCCGGCTGA
- a CDS encoding GGDEF domain-containing protein produces the protein MEVPATGTRSGPGDVPSTAERDRTLRALRGRWRTASLAAGWRFPSDWALPEVDAVCAAVLTKGRVEAAETALAGLARARAAAGAGLAETLADLAALHAVLDHVGDGFVSPDVDATPSRLLRVTALAWADVATDQLVHTEVTDPLTGLPSAAYLRTRLAELYQAAAARERPAAEEHMLLVVSLDLSTVAGFPRLTGMILVADALRAVFASGQSVASLGPSVVAALVQRDDKVASHGVALRRALHERLSVDAQLADAGQARVSAVRLPATHESACDLLARLARV, from the coding sequence GTGGAAGTTCCGGCAACCGGTACGCGTTCCGGCCCCGGTGACGTTCCGTCCACCGCCGAGCGCGACCGCACCCTCCGCGCCCTGCGCGGCCGCTGGCGCACGGCGAGCCTCGCCGCGGGCTGGCGTTTCCCGAGCGACTGGGCGTTGCCCGAGGTCGACGCCGTCTGCGCGGCCGTGCTGACCAAGGGCCGCGTCGAAGCCGCCGAAACCGCGCTGGCCGGGCTGGCCCGGGCCCGTGCGGCGGCCGGCGCGGGACTCGCCGAAACCCTCGCCGACCTGGCCGCGCTGCACGCGGTGCTCGACCACGTCGGTGACGGCTTCGTCTCACCGGACGTCGACGCCACGCCGTCCCGGCTGCTCCGGGTGACGGCGCTGGCCTGGGCGGACGTCGCCACCGACCAGCTCGTGCACACCGAGGTCACCGACCCGCTGACCGGCCTGCCCTCGGCCGCCTACCTGCGGACGCGGCTGGCCGAGCTCTACCAGGCCGCCGCGGCGCGCGAGCGGCCCGCGGCCGAGGAGCACATGCTGCTGGTCGTCTCGCTGGACCTCAGCACCGTCGCCGGCTTCCCGCGGCTGACCGGGATGATCCTGGTCGCGGACGCCCTGCGGGCGGTGTTCGCCAGCGGGCAGAGCGTCGCCTCGCTCGGGCCGTCGGTCGTCGCCGCGCTCGTCCAGCGCGACGACAAGGTCGCGTCCCACGGCGTCGCGCTGAGGAGGGCGTTGCACGAACGGCTGTCGGTCGACGCGCAGCTGGCGGACGCCGGTCAGGCGCGCGTCTCGGCGGTGCGGTTGCCGGCCACCCACGAATCGGCCTGCGACCTGCTGGCGCGCCTCGCCAGGGTGTAG
- a CDS encoding MFS transporter: MITTAPSRAQKHVKKPALVGLFLSVFLAMLDAQVVATALPRIAAEFGGTGAYAWVTTAYLLAGSVTAPLYGKLGDVFGRKRVLLGALALFLLGSLACGLAPSAGLLVAGRVLQGAGSGGLFVSVGASLGEMFTPREGAKYFGWFSICFAVASLAGPVVGGLLTGLTGWRSIFLVNLPLGLVAVALLKNLDLPRRRRDAPFDFAGVVLLGVTITGFTLLTPWSIPLGAAAAVTFVLVKRRVKAPVLPLRLFRDRTFSVSVVLSVLAGFAFLGSINYVAVFLQADAGPAEGGLRLVPMTIAVAVSSAVASRVIARTGHYRWAPRLSMALGLLAMLGLTTVHGLPLVLSCLVVFGLAAGLNLQVLAMATQNTAPAADRGAVAAGINLARALGSALGPVALGFAYGAGTHGVFLALLPVLALALVTAFALPHVPLRDHH; encoded by the coding sequence TTGATCACAACCGCGCCTTCGCGCGCCCAGAAACATGTCAAAAAGCCGGCCCTCGTCGGGCTGTTCCTGTCCGTTTTCCTCGCGATGCTCGACGCCCAGGTCGTCGCCACCGCCCTGCCGCGGATCGCCGCCGAGTTCGGCGGGACCGGGGCGTACGCCTGGGTCACCACCGCCTACCTGCTCGCCGGGAGCGTCACCGCGCCGCTCTACGGCAAGCTCGGTGACGTCTTCGGGCGCAAACGTGTGCTCCTGGGCGCGCTCGCCCTCTTCCTGCTCGGTTCGCTCGCCTGCGGCCTGGCGCCGTCGGCCGGCCTGCTGGTCGCCGGCCGCGTCCTGCAGGGCGCCGGCTCCGGCGGTCTCTTCGTCTCCGTCGGCGCTTCGCTCGGCGAGATGTTCACGCCCCGCGAAGGCGCGAAGTACTTCGGGTGGTTCTCGATCTGCTTCGCCGTCGCCTCGCTCGCGGGTCCGGTCGTCGGTGGGCTGCTCACCGGCCTGACCGGGTGGCGGTCGATCTTCCTGGTCAACCTGCCGCTCGGCCTGGTCGCCGTCGCGCTGCTCAAGAACCTCGACCTGCCGCGGCGGCGCAGGGACGCGCCGTTCGACTTCGCCGGTGTCGTCCTGCTCGGGGTGACGATCACCGGGTTCACGCTGCTGACGCCGTGGTCGATCCCCCTCGGTGCCGCGGCCGCCGTCACCTTCGTGCTCGTCAAACGACGGGTGAAAGCGCCAGTCCTCCCGCTGCGGCTGTTCCGGGACCGCACGTTCTCGGTGTCCGTCGTGCTCAGCGTGCTCGCCGGGTTCGCCTTCCTCGGCTCGATTAACTACGTCGCGGTCTTCCTGCAGGCCGACGCCGGCCCGGCGGAAGGCGGCCTGCGGCTCGTGCCGATGACGATCGCCGTGGCGGTCTCGTCGGCCGTCGCGAGCCGGGTCATCGCCCGCACCGGCCACTATCGCTGGGCGCCGCGGCTCAGCATGGCGCTCGGGCTCCTGGCGATGCTCGGCCTCACCACGGTGCACGGGCTGCCGCTCGTCCTGTCCTGCCTCGTCGTCTTCGGTCTCGCGGCCGGGCTGAACCTGCAGGTTCTCGCGATGGCCACGCAGAACACGGCGCCGGCCGCGGACCGGGGCGCGGTCGCCGCCGGCATCAACCTCGCCCGCGCGCTCGGCTCGGCCCTCGGCCCGGTCGCGCTCGGCTTCGCTTACGGCGCCGGGACCCACGGCGTCTTCCTCGCCCTGCTGCCCGTGCTCGCGCTCGCCCTCGTCACGGCGTTCGCGCTCCCGCACGTGCCGCTCCGCGACCACCACTAG
- a CDS encoding 5-(carboxyamino)imidazole ribonucleotide synthase — protein MDKHTGLPVVGMVGGGQLARMTHQAAISLGQSLRVLAAGENESAGLVAGDVVQGHHTDLEALRAFAASVDVLTFDHEHVPGEHLLTLAMEGYVVRPAPAALGFAQNKLVMREMMAGMGVPGPAFAEVSTVDDVLAFGGEHGWPVVLKASTGGYDGRGVWMLDTAQQARETVPELLAAGTPLLVEEKVAMRRELAALVARSPFGQGAAYPVVETVQTGGINTEVLAPAPGLSDARVHEAQDLALRVASTLDVTGLLAVELFETDTGLLVNELAMRPHNSGHWTMDGSRTSQFEQHLRAVLDYPLGRTDMVAPACVMANVLGASVLPEMGPDERLHHLFARYPEARVHLYGKQERPGRKLGHVNFTGERLDDLRNRALLSAHWLSHAVWLDGHEIH, from the coding sequence ATGGATAAACACACCGGTCTGCCCGTCGTGGGCATGGTGGGCGGCGGGCAGCTCGCCCGGATGACCCACCAGGCGGCGATCTCCCTCGGTCAGTCACTGCGCGTCCTCGCCGCGGGCGAGAACGAGTCCGCCGGGCTCGTCGCCGGCGACGTCGTGCAGGGCCACCACACCGATCTCGAGGCGCTGCGGGCGTTCGCGGCCTCGGTCGACGTGCTGACGTTCGACCACGAGCACGTGCCGGGTGAGCACCTGCTGACGCTGGCGATGGAGGGTTACGTCGTCCGGCCGGCGCCGGCCGCGCTGGGCTTCGCGCAGAACAAGCTGGTGATGCGCGAGATGATGGCCGGCATGGGCGTGCCGGGCCCCGCCTTCGCCGAAGTGTCCACTGTGGACGACGTGCTGGCGTTCGGCGGCGAGCACGGCTGGCCCGTGGTGCTCAAGGCGTCCACCGGCGGTTACGACGGCCGCGGCGTCTGGATGCTCGACACCGCGCAGCAGGCGCGCGAGACCGTGCCGGAACTCCTGGCGGCGGGCACGCCGCTGCTGGTCGAGGAGAAGGTGGCGATGCGGCGGGAGCTGGCCGCGCTCGTCGCCCGCTCGCCCTTCGGCCAGGGCGCGGCGTACCCCGTGGTCGAGACGGTGCAGACCGGCGGCATCAACACCGAGGTCCTCGCGCCGGCGCCGGGGCTTTCGGACGCCCGGGTCCACGAGGCGCAGGACCTCGCGCTGCGTGTCGCGTCGACGCTGGACGTCACCGGCCTGCTGGCGGTCGAGCTGTTCGAGACCGACACCGGGCTGCTGGTCAACGAGCTCGCGATGCGCCCGCACAACTCCGGGCACTGGACGATGGACGGCTCGCGCACCTCGCAGTTCGAGCAGCACCTGCGGGCGGTGCTCGACTACCCGCTGGGCCGCACCGACATGGTCGCGCCCGCGTGCGTGATGGCGAACGTGCTGGGCGCGTCGGTGCTGCCCGAGATGGGGCCGGACGAGCGGCTGCACCACCTCTTCGCGCGGTACCCGGAGGCGCGGGTGCACCTCTACGGCAAGCAGGAGCGGCCGGGCCGCAAGCTCGGGCACGTCAACTTCACCGGCGAGCGCCTGGACGACCTGCGCAACCGCGCGCTGCTCTCGGCGCACTGGCTGTCCCACGCCGTCTGGCTCGACGGCCACGAGATCCACTAG
- a CDS encoding NAD(P)H-binding protein → MIFVLGATGKVGRALVPALLDAGAAVRALTRDPAKARIDPRADVVQADLHTADLPALLAGADRVFVLTQGFQHEGAIAKAAANAGVTHLVKLSTTGVHFGQTDPITLAHAEAEQAVREAGPAWTILRPGAFMDNRFAWLRTIREENAVYVPEGDPASALVHVRDIAAVATLALTTSGHEGATYELTGGEALTTERQVAILSDALGREIEYVEESESAARQRMTRMYGWPAEAVDGFFALKQASADHEHVVFGTVERLLGRPPLTFTDWARENAAAFTYHYRG, encoded by the coding sequence ATGATCTTCGTCCTCGGCGCCACCGGCAAGGTCGGCCGCGCCCTCGTCCCCGCCCTGCTCGACGCCGGTGCCGCGGTCCGCGCGCTGACGCGTGACCCGGCCAAGGCCCGGATCGACCCGCGCGCCGACGTCGTCCAGGCCGACCTCCACACCGCCGACCTGCCCGCGCTGCTCGCCGGCGCGGACCGCGTTTTCGTGCTCACGCAAGGGTTCCAGCACGAAGGAGCCATCGCGAAGGCCGCCGCGAACGCTGGTGTCACCCACCTCGTCAAGCTGTCCACCACCGGTGTCCACTTCGGACAGACGGATCCGATCACGCTGGCCCACGCCGAAGCCGAGCAGGCCGTGCGCGAAGCCGGTCCGGCGTGGACGATCCTGCGGCCCGGCGCGTTCATGGACAACCGCTTCGCCTGGCTGCGCACCATTCGCGAGGAGAACGCCGTGTACGTGCCCGAAGGCGACCCGGCGTCCGCGCTGGTGCACGTCCGGGACATCGCCGCGGTCGCGACGCTCGCGCTCACGACGTCCGGCCACGAAGGCGCGACCTACGAACTCACCGGCGGCGAGGCGCTCACCACCGAACGGCAGGTCGCGATCCTGTCGGACGCACTCGGCCGCGAGATCGAGTACGTCGAAGAGTCGGAAAGCGCGGCCCGCCAACGCATGACGCGCATGTACGGCTGGCCCGCCGAAGCCGTCGACGGCTTCTTCGCGCTGAAGCAGGCGTCCGCCGATCACGAGCACGTCGTCTTCGGCACCGTCGAGCGGCTGCTCGGCCGGCCGCCGCTGACCTTCACCGATTGGGCGCGTGAGAACGCGGCCGCGTTCACCTACCATTACCGGGGGTGA